A genomic window from Cloacibacillus evryensis DSM 19522 includes:
- a CDS encoding MFS transporter, which produces MNFPNALRALNSRNYRLFFAAQTVSMTGLWMHRVAVGWLVFRLTDSNSALGLMDFVASLPICLLSPFAGAVIERLDLRKTLFYLQAGCMGIAFTLAFFTLTELITFRLVIILAISRGLIDAFELPTRYSLVSYMVESKDDVANAVALNSTLFNTARMIGPTVGGFVIHAFGESFCFFSNGFCYLTTLGALRSMRMKKPPIGKTGGESHPLRDTWEGIKMARRFAPYRYFLTLITITGFFSFPTIILMPAMAKSVLGGSSKTLGLLLMGVAVGALAGSLLMASRKTTADYSWWCTRTCLGFGVSVMLFSLSRSIPLGIILAAPVGFCMVTCTIACNTLMQTMSGDASRSRIMALYTLAIVGIPPFGSLLSGKLGDIVGTAWALFICGIFCTISAYYFMKKIDKVSYQILRALKREGAL; this is translated from the coding sequence ATGAACTTCCCTAACGCGCTGCGCGCGCTCAACAGCAGAAATTACCGGCTCTTCTTCGCGGCGCAGACCGTATCGATGACGGGGCTGTGGATGCACCGCGTGGCCGTCGGCTGGCTGGTATTCCGTCTCACCGACTCGAACAGCGCCCTCGGCCTGATGGACTTTGTCGCTTCGCTGCCGATCTGCCTCTTATCTCCCTTCGCGGGCGCGGTCATTGAGCGCCTCGACCTGAGGAAGACCCTCTTTTATCTGCAGGCTGGGTGTATGGGCATCGCCTTTACGCTCGCCTTTTTCACGCTCACAGAGCTGATAACCTTCCGGTTGGTCATCATACTCGCCATATCACGGGGCCTGATCGACGCCTTCGAGCTGCCGACGCGTTACTCCCTCGTCTCTTACATGGTGGAAAGCAAGGACGACGTCGCCAACGCCGTGGCGCTCAACTCGACGCTCTTCAATACGGCGCGCATGATCGGGCCTACCGTCGGCGGTTTCGTCATCCACGCCTTCGGCGAGAGCTTCTGCTTCTTCTCCAACGGCTTCTGCTATCTGACGACGCTTGGGGCGCTGCGCAGCATGAGGATGAAGAAACCACCCATCGGTAAGACCGGCGGCGAAAGCCATCCGCTGCGCGACACCTGGGAGGGGATCAAGATGGCGCGCCGCTTCGCCCCCTACCGTTACTTTTTAACGCTGATAACGATAACGGGATTTTTCTCCTTCCCCACGATCATCCTGATGCCGGCGATGGCGAAAAGCGTCCTCGGCGGCAGCTCCAAGACGCTCGGCCTGCTTCTGATGGGCGTGGCGGTCGGCGCGCTCGCGGGCTCCCTGCTGATGGCTTCGCGCAAGACCACCGCCGACTACTCCTGGTGGTGCACGCGCACCTGCCTCGGCTTCGGCGTCTCGGTGATGCTCTTCTCACTGTCGCGCAGCATCCCGCTCGGCATCATTCTCGCGGCGCCGGTCGGCTTCTGCATGGTCACCTGCACCATCGCCTGCAACACCCTGATGCAGACCATGAGCGGCGACGCGAGCCGCAGCCGCATCATGGCGCTCTACACGCTCGCGATCGTCGGCATCCCGCCCTTCGGCAGCCTGCTCTCCGGCAAGCTCGGCGACATCGTCGGCACCGCCTGGGCGCTCTTCATCTGCGGGATATTCTGCACCATCTCCGCCTATTATTTCATGAAAAAGATAGATAAGGTAAGTTATCAAATACTGCGTGCGCTGAAGCGCGAGGGGGCACTATGA
- a CDS encoding DMT family transporter: MSSNSSNYRSVLMADMALVLVAFIWGAGIPLSAVLARGLTPLWAVALRMLLASFFLILMFPKTILTSTKRDWQVSFIQTAILTCVFVSLTFGLVYSTASKQAFIGGLNVILVPIFVWILYSVRPSVWLFAGAGVTTVGLLVMGFTPGMEFNFGDLLSFIMAIFYAAQVLGADYCVRRVEPTRLVALHIIMLSVILAALALIFEPIPNPMTFSVKIWSSLLCVSLCNTILCFIIQFRAQKKTSATHAAVIFSLEGLFGYILAVASGQDPFHLQGAVGGILIIIGMLITELEGFLKAKNARQ, encoded by the coding sequence ATGAGTTCTAATTCGTCAAACTACCGGTCGGTGCTGATGGCCGACATGGCGCTTGTCTTGGTCGCGTTCATCTGGGGCGCGGGAATTCCGCTTTCTGCGGTGCTCGCGCGCGGGCTGACGCCGCTCTGGGCCGTGGCGCTGCGGATGCTGCTCGCCTCCTTTTTCCTCATCCTGATGTTTCCAAAGACGATATTGACCTCGACGAAGCGTGACTGGCAGGTATCCTTCATCCAAACAGCCATCCTCACCTGCGTATTCGTATCGCTCACCTTCGGCCTAGTCTACAGCACGGCCAGCAAACAGGCATTCATCGGCGGCCTCAACGTGATACTGGTGCCGATCTTCGTCTGGATACTATACAGCGTGCGCCCCTCGGTCTGGCTCTTCGCGGGAGCTGGGGTGACCACGGTAGGACTTCTCGTTATGGGCTTCACCCCCGGCATGGAGTTCAACTTCGGCGACCTGCTTTCCTTTATTATGGCGATATTCTACGCGGCACAGGTGCTTGGAGCCGACTACTGCGTGCGGCGCGTCGAACCCACGCGGCTCGTCGCGCTGCACATCATCATGCTCTCGGTGATCCTCGCCGCACTGGCGCTCATCTTTGAACCGATCCCGAACCCAATGACCTTCAGCGTGAAAATCTGGTCCTCGCTGCTCTGCGTCTCGCTCTGCAACACCATCCTCTGCTTCATCATCCAGTTCCGCGCCCAGAAAAAGACCAGCGCCACTCACGCGGCTGTCATCTTCTCACTGGAGGGCCTCTTCGGCTACATCCTCGCCGTCGCCAGCGGCCAGGACCCCTTCCACCTGCAGGGCGCCGTCGGCGGCATCCTGATAATAATCGGCATGCTCATCACCGAGCTGGAAGGCTTCCTGAAGGCGAAAAACGCCAGGCAATGA
- a CDS encoding cytochrome c biogenesis CcdA family protein yields the protein MTGELPLLFLEGFLAFISPCMLPMLPVYLMYLAAETENGKRASVVNTFGFVAGFTLIFMAMGATATSLGAILNDHRLLLQRVSGVVIMIFGLHFLGVFNIGFLDVEKKLDVKVKQSGFVGALLFGAAFSLGWTPCLGPFLGSALMLAGNGKTVGEGIFYLFVFSMGLGIPYILAALFFTRIKGIFQWLRRNGKIIKRVSGAILVAAGLGIATDYFAYWASLFG from the coding sequence ATGACGGGCGAGCTGCCCCTCCTCTTTCTGGAGGGATTCCTGGCCTTCATATCGCCCTGCATGCTGCCGATGCTCCCCGTATACCTGATGTATCTTGCGGCGGAAACGGAGAACGGGAAGCGCGCGAGCGTCGTCAATACGTTTGGCTTCGTCGCCGGCTTCACGCTGATTTTCATGGCGATGGGAGCGACCGCGACGTCTCTGGGCGCGATACTCAACGATCACAGGCTGCTGCTGCAGCGCGTAAGCGGCGTCGTGATAATGATATTCGGCCTGCACTTTCTCGGCGTATTCAATATCGGTTTTCTCGACGTTGAGAAGAAACTTGACGTCAAGGTAAAGCAGAGCGGCTTCGTCGGCGCGCTGCTCTTCGGCGCGGCCTTTTCGCTCGGCTGGACGCCCTGCCTCGGCCCCTTCCTCGGTTCGGCGCTGATGTTGGCCGGCAACGGAAAAACGGTGGGCGAGGGGATATTCTACCTCTTCGTCTTCTCGATGGGGCTCGGCATCCCATACATTCTCGCGGCGCTCTTCTTTACGAGGATAAAGGGGATATTCCAATGGCTGCGGCGCAACGGGAAGATCATCAAGAGGGTATCAGGAGCGATACTGGTGGCCGCAGGGCTGGGGATAGCGACGGACTACTTTGCCTATTGGGCCTCTCTTTTCGGTTAA
- a CDS encoding TlpA disulfide reductase family protein translates to MYKKSMLLLFALIASALFASSAFALGSGAQVKNFTLKDLSGKNVSLDQYKGKVVVLNFWATWCPPCRNEMPEFDEMNKEFKKSGGAVLLAVNMTDGRRETKSKVESFMKDAGYTMTVLLDSNQELAEYFGIRYIPSTFVINGEGKLTGQIQGGTTKAAVLKLVEEAKK, encoded by the coding sequence ATGTACAAGAAATCGATGCTTTTGCTTTTCGCGCTGATAGCCTCCGCGCTTTTCGCCTCGTCGGCCTTCGCCCTCGGCAGCGGCGCGCAGGTAAAGAATTTTACGCTGAAAGATCTTTCCGGCAAGAATGTCTCGTTGGATCAGTACAAGGGCAAGGTGGTCGTGCTCAACTTCTGGGCGACCTGGTGTCCTCCCTGCCGCAACGAGATGCCGGAATTCGACGAGATGAACAAGGAATTTAAAAAGTCCGGCGGCGCGGTCCTGCTGGCCGTCAATATGACGGACGGCCGCCGCGAGACGAAATCAAAGGTCGAGAGTTTCATGAAGGATGCGGGCTACACGATGACCGTCCTGCTCGACAGTAATCAGGAGCTTGCGGAGTATTTCGGTATCCGCTATATTCCCAGCACCTTCGTGATAAACGGGGAGGGCAAGCTCACCGGCCAGATACAGGGCGGCACGACGAAGGCCGCGGTGTTGAAGCTGGTCGAAGAGGCAAAAAAATAG
- a CDS encoding aspartate/glutamate racemase family protein — MPFYTIKSKSRSWDGEPVGILILDAAYPCVPGNVGNATTFPFPVRYHEVRGASIDRLLNQRDPSLLAPFVEGAQKLEAEGVRAITGACGFMALFQQEIADAVDVPVFMSSMLQVPFIVRTLKRGKKVGIISANASVMTEQHLRNVGITADMPVVLYGMESKDEFRSSVLEEKGTMDTDIVEREILEVCDRMLAENPEVAAIQLECSDLPPFAAAVHRHTGLPVFDFITMIRHFESALNPTEYVGPQYGM, encoded by the coding sequence TTGCCGTTCTACACAATCAAATCAAAGTCACGCTCATGGGATGGAGAGCCGGTCGGAATCCTGATTTTAGACGCGGCCTATCCCTGTGTCCCGGGAAATGTCGGCAACGCCACCACATTTCCGTTTCCAGTCCGCTACCATGAGGTGCGCGGAGCTTCGATCGACCGTCTGCTGAACCAGCGTGATCCGTCGCTGCTCGCGCCATTCGTCGAAGGCGCGCAGAAACTCGAGGCCGAGGGCGTGCGCGCGATAACGGGAGCCTGCGGCTTCATGGCCCTCTTCCAGCAGGAGATCGCCGACGCCGTCGACGTCCCCGTATTTATGTCCAGTATGCTGCAGGTGCCTTTCATCGTGCGTACCCTCAAGCGGGGCAAGAAGGTTGGTATCATCTCCGCAAACGCCTCCGTCATGACCGAACAGCACTTGCGCAACGTCGGCATAACCGCCGATATGCCGGTCGTGCTCTACGGCATGGAGAGTAAAGACGAGTTCCGCTCCTCCGTCCTTGAAGAGAAGGGAACGATGGACACCGACATTGTCGAGCGCGAGATACTCGAGGTCTGCGACCGCATGTTAGCGGAGAATCCCGAGGTCGCCGCGATCCAGCTCGAATGCAGCGACCTGCCGCCCTTTGCCGCCGCCGTCCATCGCCATACCGGGCTGCCGGTCTTCGACTTCATCACGATGATACGACACTTTGAAAGCGCCCTGAACCCGACCGAGTACGTCGGACCGCAATACGGGATGTAG
- a CDS encoding HdeD family acid-resistance protein, whose product MKNKTRFYWTGALMLFTGFIALWMPLMASFAIELLLGWLLVVAGCAQAYGAYKAFKDKTGGWWEVFSSLCAFVAGFLFITKPLAGVLTLSILLSAYFLVDGVTKIIQYWNIRHIDGAIWTLVSGILALVLAWLMWQNMVTGIAMIGVVLGVDFIFGGMSMMFLGKGCSQAAEKQG is encoded by the coding sequence TTGAAAAACAAAACAAGGTTCTACTGGACCGGTGCGCTGATGTTATTCACGGGCTTTATCGCCCTTTGGATGCCGCTGATGGCCTCTTTCGCGATAGAGTTGCTGCTGGGCTGGCTGCTGGTGGTCGCGGGATGCGCTCAGGCATACGGAGCCTACAAGGCGTTCAAGGACAAGACCGGCGGCTGGTGGGAGGTATTCAGCTCCCTCTGCGCCTTCGTCGCGGGATTCCTTTTTATCACCAAGCCGCTTGCTGGCGTGCTGACGCTTTCGATCCTTCTGTCAGCCTATTTTCTCGTTGACGGCGTTACAAAGATCATCCAATACTGGAACATCCGCCACATCGACGGCGCGATCTGGACGCTGGTCTCCGGCATCCTCGCTCTTGTGCTCGCCTGGCTCATGTGGCAGAACATGGTCACCGGCATCGCGATGATCGGCGTCGTCCTTGGAGTCGACTTCATCTTCGGAGGCATGAGCATGATGTTCCTCGGCAAGGGATGCTCGCAGGCGGCGGAAAAACAGGGATAG